One region of Mangifera indica cultivar Alphonso chromosome 3, CATAS_Mindica_2.1, whole genome shotgun sequence genomic DNA includes:
- the LOC123210752 gene encoding uncharacterized serine-rich protein C215.13-like → MEGIKVVGIGGGGKVGVEDDMGDGMQCSDHPYRNNPGGICAFCLQEKLGKLVSSSFPLPVRGSSSSSSSPSFRSDIGGVTGVAINGGVTATSSSLSLSVRPTAASKSSRNDKANDRHYNQEYYTRRARIPFLLAKKKKKITVASSDREADIVFKRSKSTATPRRGGHFLDGTTIGDGEDFSPRKRSGFWSFFYHSSSSSSSSRSNTTKKMDKVTAITSNTINGSHVKSKERCLGSSLSRKSDIVVIEEDDSPNSQASASASSFERKVSRSRSVGCGSRSFSGDLFERISTGFGDCTLRRVESQREGKQKQVNAPSSHMKEKVKCGGIFGGFIMTSSSSSSSSSSYWVSSSAEDHVNGKSTVGAGPLVHGRSKSWGWAFASPMRAFTKPSKDGKKDHIIREAANKSTTPNLSAIPSLLSVRG, encoded by the coding sequence ATGGAAGGTATCAAAGTTGTGGGAATTGGCGGTGGAGGAAAAGTTGGTGTTGAAGACGACATGGGAGATGGTATGCAGTGTAGTGATCATCCTTACAGAAATAACCCAGGTGGGATCTGTGCTTTTTGTCTTCAAGAGAAGCTGGGGAAGTTGGTTTCTTCGTCTTTTCCTTTACCTGTTCGTggctcttcttcttcatcttcatctccttctttTAGATCTGACATTGGTGGTGTTACTGGTGTAGCTATCAATGGTGGTGTCACTGCTActtcttcttcactttctcTCTCTGTTCGGCCCACTGCTGCCTCTAAAAGTAGTCGAAATGATAAGGCTAATGATCGTCATTATAATCAAGAATATTATACAAGGCGGGCCAGGATCCCTTTTCTTTtagcaaagaagaagaagaaaatcacGGTGGCATCATCAGATCGTGAGGCGGATATTGTTTTCAAGAGAAGCAAGTCCACTGCCACTCCACGAAGAGGCGGCCATTTCTTAGATGGTACGACTATTGGTGATGGTGAAGATTTTAGCCCCAGAAAGCGAAGTGGGTTTTGGTCATTTTTTTaccattcttcttcttcttcttcatcttcaaggTCAAACACCACAAAGAAAATGGATAAGGTCACAGCTATAACATCAAATACCATAAATGGCTCTCATGTGAAGTCAAAAGAGAGATGCTTGGGATCTTCCCTTTCAAGGAAAAGTGATATTGTTGTCATTGAGGAAGATGATAGTCCCAACAGTCAAGCATCCGCCTCAGCTTCCTCTTTTGAGCGTAAAGTCTCTAGATCCAGATCTGTAGGGTGTGGAAGCAGGAGTTTTTCTGGTGATTTATTTGAAAGAATCTCTACAGGTTTTGGAGACTGCACTCTCAGAAGAGTGGAGTCTCAAAGAGAAGGCAAACAAAAGCAAGTGAACGCCCCTTCATCTCACATGAAAGAAAAGGTTAAATGTGGTGGGATTTTTGGTGGGTTTATCAtgacatcttcatcttcttcatcatcttcatcatcatattGGGTTTCCTCCTCTGCGGAAGATCATGTGAATGGGAAATCAACAGTCGGTGCAGGCCCTCTCGTTCATGGGAGAAGTAAAAGCTGGGGATGGGCTTTTGCTAGTCCCATGAGAGCTTTCACCAAGCCCTCTAAGGATGGAAAAAAAGATCATATCATCAGAGAAGCTGCAAATAAAAGCACTACCCCAAATTTATCAGCCATTCCTTCATTGTTGTCTGTGAGAGGCTAA
- the LOC123210518 gene encoding FCS-Like Zinc finger 15-like: MVGLSILLENHKSGTSSTKSPQVVNKATMNINNKFSSSSSSSSQSTFPIPAFLQRCFLCQQPLLPGKDIYMYKGESAFCSVECRCRQIFKDEEDGLKKEYCSLAAMKPTSSAPASGSRRRGNRNRGGGDSAY; the protein is encoded by the exons ATGGTGGGGTTAAGTATACTCTTGGAGAACCATAAAAGTGGTACTTCTAGCACGAAAAGCCCTCAAGTTGTCAACAAAGCTACAATGAATATTAACAAcaagttttcttcttcttcttcttcttcttctcagtCGACTTTCCCTATCCCTGCTTTTCTTCAGCGATGCTTTCTCTGCCAACAGCCTCTATTGCCAGGCAAAGATATCTACATGTACAA GGGAGAGAGTGCTTTTTGTAGCGTGGAATGCAGGTGCAGGCAAATATTCAAGGACGAAGAAGACGGTTTAAAGAAAGAATACTGTTCATTGGCTGCCATGAAACCAACTTCCTCTGCGCCAGCTTCTGGTTCCCGTCGGCGAGGAAACAGAAACCGAGGAGGAGGTGACTCTGCCTACTGA
- the LOC123211856 gene encoding glyoxysomal fatty acid beta-oxidation multifunctional protein MFP-a-like, which produces MGKGRTTIEVGADGIALITIINPPVNSLSFDVLRSLKESYEQALRRSDVKAIVVTGAKGKFSGGFDISAFSGVQEGKAGQFGVAVSIDILTDTLEAARKPSVAAIEGLALGGGLEVAMACHARITTPTAQLGLPELQLGVIPGFGGTQRLPRLVGITKSLEMMLTSKPVKGEEAHALGLVDAVVAPNQLISTARQWALDILECRRPWVATLYKTDKLEPLGEAREIFKFARAQARKQAPNLKHPIVCINVVEEGVVSGPRAGLLKEAEGFQELILSDTCKSLVHIFFAQRGTSKVPGVTDLGLMPRQVNKVAILGGGLMGSGIATALILSGYPVILKEVNEKFLEAGINRVRANLQSRLKKGKMTREKFDKTMSLLKGVLDYESFKDVDMVIEAVIENVSLKQQIFADLEKFCPPHCMLASNTSTIDLNLIGERTNSQDQIVGAHFFSPAHVMPLLEIVRTNKTSPQVIVDLLDIGKKIKKTPVVVGNCTGFAVNRMFFPYTQGALLLVERGTDPYLIDRVITKFGMPMGPLRLADLVGFGVAIATSMQFIENFPERTYRSMIIPIMQEDKRAGETTRKGFYLYDDKRKARPDPELKKYIDKARNLSGVSIDPKFTKLSEKDIVEMILFPVVNEACRVFAEGIAVKAADLDVSAVMGMGFPPYRGGIMFWADSLGSKYIYSRMEEWSKLYGDFFKPCAFLAERAAKGAALSAPVEQTKSKL; this is translated from the exons ATGGGGAAGGGAAGAACAACGATCGAGGTTGGAGCTGATGGGATCGCTCTCATCACCATCATCAATCCTCCCGTcaattctctctcttttgatg TATTAAGGAGCCTGAAAGAGAGTTATGAACAGGCCTTACGTAGAAGCGATGTGAAGGCAATTGTTGTTACAG GAGCCAAGGGTAAGTTCTCTGGTGGCTTTGACATTTCCGCTTTTTCTGGAGTTCAAGAAGGAAAAG CGGGGCAGTTTGGTGTCGCTGTATCAATAGATATTCTAACTGACACTCTTGAAG CTGCAAGAAAACCTTCAGTTGCTGCCATTGAGGGACTGGCCTTGGGTGGAGGTTTAGAGGTTGCAATG GCCTGCCATGCACGGATAACAACCCCTACTGCACAGTTAGGCCTTCCTGAACTACAACTGGGAGTAATTCCTGGATTTGGAG GAACACAGCGACTTCCACGTCTTGTTGGTATTACAAAGTCCCTTGAAATGATGTTG ACTTCAAAACCAGTTAAAGGGGAGGAAGCTCATGCTTTGGGCCTTGTAGATGCTGTTGTTGCACCCAATCAGTTGATAAGCACTGCACGCCAATGGGCCCTGGATATTTTGGAATGTAGAAGACCGTGGGTTGCTACTCTTTACAAGACTGATAAGTTAGAACCCCTTGGGGAGGCAAGGGAAATATTCAAGTTTGCGAGGGCTCAGGCCAGGAAGCAGGCTCCAAATCTCAAACATCCAATAGTCTGCATTAATGTAGTTGAAGAGGGTGTAGTTTCTGGTCCTCGGGCCGGACTTTTGAAG GAAGCTGAAGGTTTCCAAGAACTTATACTTTCTGACACCTGCAAAAGTTTGGTTCATATCTTCTTTGCTCAACGTGGTACCTCAAAG GTCCCTGGGGTAACTGATCTTGGTTTGATGCCACGGCAAGTGAATAAGGTTGCAATTCTTGGCGGAGGATTAATGGGCTCTGGAATAGCTACTGCATTGATTCTTAGTGGCTATCCTGTGATTCTGAAAGAAGTAAATGAGAAGTTCTTGGAGGCTGGGATCAACAGAGTCAGAG CCAATCTGCAGAGCCGTctgaaaaaagggaaaatgactcGGGAAAAGTTTGACAAGACCATGTCTCTCCTTAAGGGTGTTTTGGACTATGAGAGCTTCAAAGATGTTGATATGGTTATTGAG GCTGTTATTGAAAATGTTTctttaaaacaacaaatttttgcTGATCTTGAAAAATTTTGCCCACCGCATTGCATGCTTGCGAGTAACACTTCCACAATTGACTTGAATTTGATTGGTGAGCGGACCAACTCCCAGGATCAGATTGTAGGAGCCCATTTCTTTAG TCCGGCTCATGTCATGCCACTCTTGGAAATCGTTCGTACTAATAAGACTTCTCCCCAAGTGATTGTGGACTTACTAGATATTggtaaaaagataaagaaaactcCAGTTGTGGTTGGTAATTGCACAGGGTTTGCCGTGAACAGGATGTTCTTCCCTTACACACAAGGTGCTTTGTTGCTTGTTGAACGTGGAACAGATCCTTATCTGATTGATAGGGTAATCACCAAGTTTGGAATGCCAATGGGTCCTCTCAG ATTGGCTGACCTGGTTGGTTTTGGAGTGGCAATTGCAACTAGCATgcaatttattgaaaatttccCTGAGAGAACCTATAGATCAATGATTATCCCAATCATGCAAGAGGATAAGAGAGCAg GTGAAACCACCCGCAAAGGATTCTACTTGTATGATGATAAACGCAAAGCTAGACCAGATCCTGAGCTAAAGAAATACATTGATAAGGCTCGGAACTTGTCTGGTGTTTCCATCGATCCAAAG TTTACAAAATTGTCAGAGAAGGACATTGTGGAGATGATATTGTTCCCAGTGGTTAATGAGGCCTGTCGAGTCTTTGCTGAAGGTATTGCAGTCAAAGCTGCTGACCTCGATGTTTCTGCCGTTATGGGCATGGGTTTTCCACCATACAG gGGAGGTATCATGTTCTGGGCTGACTCTCTTGGATCTAAGTACATTTATTCAAGAATGGAGGAATGGTCAAAACTATATGGAGACTTTTTCAAGCCTTGTGCCTTCTTGGCTGAAAGGGCTGCTAAGGGAGCTGCTCTG AGTGCTCCGGTGGAACAgaccaaatcaaaattataa
- the LOC123212353 gene encoding dynein light chain 1, cytoplasmic-like: MSEDTKKSYSGALPVKSNSDDRKPTQLVSQSGKRVIIKSADMKDDMQKEAVDIAIAAFERNNVEKDVAERIKKEFDKRHGPTWHCIVGSNFGSYVTHETNHFVYFYLDQKAVLLFKSG, from the exons ATGAGTGAAGACACAAAGAAAAGCTACAGCGGAGCTCTTCCCGTGAAATCCAACTCCGATGACCGTAAACCCACCCAGCTGGTGTCGCAATCTGGCAAAAGAGTTATCATCAAGAGCGCCGATATGAAAGACGACATGCAAAAGGAAGCTGTTGATATCGCCATCGCA GCATTTGAGAGGAACAATGTAGAGAAAGATGTAGCAGAGCGAATAAAGAAGGAGTTCGATAAGAGACACGGACCCACTTGGCATTGCATCGTTGGTAGCAATTTTG GTTCATATGTGACTCATGAAACAAACCACTTCGTTTATTTCTATTTGGATCAGAAAGCAGTTTTGCTTTTCAAATCTGGTTAA